From Gammaproteobacteria bacterium:
AGCTATTCAGAGTAGAACCATCTAACAGATTCGTCAACGGGTCTTAAACGAGAATATTTGTTCCGTTTTAGCGGCACTTATAGTATCGTCGAATCGAAACATGTAACGATAGGGGGCTCGTGGATCAATTCGACTATATCGTCGTTGGCGCCGGATCGGCTGGCTGCGTGCTCGCCAATCGGCTGTCGGCGAATCCGGCGCACAAGGTGCTGTTAGTCGAGGCCGGGGGCAGGGATTTAAGCCCCTGGCTGCACATACCGGTCGGCTATTTCAAAACCATGCATAATCCCGGTTTCGACTGGTGTTACCTGACCGAACCGGACCCGGGTATCGCCGGACGTCGGCTGCAGTGGCCCCGGGGTAAAGTGCTCGGTGGGTCGAGTGCGCTCAACGGTTTGCTCTACGTGCGCGGTCAGCCGGAGGATTACAATCGCTGGGTCGAGCTGGGTAATCCTGGCTGGAGTTTTCGAGAGGTACTACCGTACTTCAAGAAATCGGAAGACAACGATCGTGGCGCCGACGAGTTTCACGGTGTGGGTGGGTTGCAAAAGGTGTCGGACCTGCGCCTGCGACGACCGATTGCCGAACATTTTATCCAGGCCGCGACCGAAATCGGTATTCCTTTCAACGAGGATTACAACGGTGCCGAGCAGGAGGGGGTCGGTTATTTTCAGCAGACCGCGTATCGGGGCTTTCGCTGGAGTACCGCGAAGAGTTTCCTCCGACCCGCCAAAAAACGGCCGAATCTCCGGGTGTTGACCAACGCCCAGGCAACCGGGCTGATCCTGGAGGGAAAACGGGTAACCGGGCTACAGTATCGGCAGGGCGGCCAGCAACGCTCGGCGATGGCCAGTGCCGAAGTCATCCTCAGCGCCGGCGCGATCAATTCGCCGCAGATTTTGCAGTGTTCCGGTATCGGTGACCCCGAACAACTGAAAGCCGTGGGGGTCGAAACACGGCATGCGCTCCCCGGGGTCGGCAAGAACCTGCAGGATCACCTGCAGATCCGTCTCGTGTTCAAGACTAACAAGCGCACCCTCAACGATGAGTTGAACAATTGGGTAAAACGCATGCTGGTGGGCATGCAGTATGTGCTGACCCGAACCGGGCCTTTGACCCTGGCCGCCAGCCAGGTCGCGATTTTCACCCGCTCCAGCGATGCGGTGCAGCGTCCCGATATCCAGTTCCACATGCAGCCCCTGTCGGCGGACAAACCCGGTGATGGCGTGCATCCGTTCTCGGCGTTCACCTCGTCGGTCTGCCAGCTCCGACCGCACAGCCGGGGCACTGTTGCGATCAAGTCACCGGACCCGCTGCAGGCGCCGGCGATGATGCCCAATTATCTCTCCGACGAGCGCGACTGCGAGGTCGCCGTCGGCGGTATTAAAGTCGCCCGACGTATCTGCGAAGCACCGTCTCTGCGAAATTGTGTCATCGATGAGTATGTGCCGGGTAGGCAGTTTCAGACCGATGCGGAACTGCTCGAGGCCGCGCGTAATTACAGCCAGACAATCTACCATCCGACCAGTACCTGTAAAATGGGGGTCGATGCGGACGCGGTGGTCGATCCGGAATTGCGTGTACATGGACTCGATGGATTGCGTGTAGTCGATGCTTCGATTATGCCGGAGATCGTATCCGGCAACACCAATGCGCCGACTATCATGATTGCGGAGAAGGCAGCCGACATGATTCTGGGGAAAAAGAGGTAATTTGGTTGCAATACCGTTTAAAAATTGCAAAAATGAGACTTTAAGTACCATTATAACAAACGAATGACTTTGGCTTTAACCTGACCTGGTTTGCGATTCTCGTGGCGGGGAATCTGCAAACCGCCTGGCTATCGCCACCAGTGGCGCTATCCGCCTATTTTTTGAAGGGGGTAGTGCCGGAATGGGACTTAAAGGATATCTATGGCGGCATGATGTAATTCATGGTGATCCAGGTGATCGGTTTGTTGCTGATTATCTTCTTCCCGCAGATCGCCTTGTGGTTACCCGAGTACCTTTATCCAACCCCTTAGTTTGAGATTTAGATAATGAGTGTAGAAATTGTAAAAAAGGCATCCAAGACCCCGGCCACGGGTGAGGACGACACCGCGCAAATCGTGCGCACCATGCTGCAAGAAATTGAGGAAGGCGGTGAAGCAAAAGCGCGTGAGTACGCACAAAAGCTGGATGGCTGGGACAAGGATATCGTCCTCAGTCGCGCTGAAATCGATGCGGCGATTGAACTGGTGCCAGAGCAGGCCAAGCACGACATTCAATTTTCGCACGCGCGCGTCAAGAGCTTTGCCGAGGCGCAGCTTGCCAGTATGACCGAGTTTGAAACCGAGCTGTCGCCCGGTCTGTTTGCCGGCCAGCGCCTGATCCCGGTCAATACCGCTGGCTGCTACGTTCCCGGCGGTCGCTACGCGCATATAGCCTCGGCCATCATGAGCATCACCACGGCACGCGTTGCCGGCGTCAAGCAGGTTATCGCCTGCTCGCCGACGCACCCGGACCGCGGCGTGCACCCGGCGATTATTTACGCGGCCGATCTGGCCGGCGCCGATACCATACTCTCTCTCGGAGGCGTGCAGGGCATCGCAGCAATGGCCTTCGGTCTTTTTACCGGCCACCCGGCCGATATCCTGGTCGGGCCCGGTAATCGTTTTGTCGCCGAGGCCAAGCGGATTCTATATGGGCGAGTCGGCATCGATCTGTTCGCAGGGCCCACTGAAATCCTGGTGATTGCGGATGACACGGCGGATCCGGAAATCGTTGCCTGCGACCTGGCAGGGCAGGCCGAGCACGGGCTCGATTCACCCGCGTGGCTGGTTTCCACCTCTGCCGAACTGGCACAGCAGGTGATCGACCTGATGCCGAAGTATATCGAACGCATGGCAGAGCCGAATCGCTCCACGGCTGAGAGTTCCTGGCGTGATTACGGTGAAGTGGTCGTGGTCGGTACGCGTGAAGAGGCGGTCAAGGTCAGCGATGATTATGCCCCCGAACACCTCGAGGTGCAGTGTGAAGATCTCGACTGGTGGCTGCAGCATTTAAGCAACTATGGCTCGCTGTTTCTCGGTGAAGAAACCACGGTCGCCTATGGTGATAAGTGTTCCGGCACCAACCATATCCTCCCAACCAAGGGCGCGGCTCGCTATACCGGGGGCTTAAGTGTCAGCAAATTTATCAAGGTACTGACCTGGCAGCGTATGACAGAAGAAGCGAATCGCGATGTCGGTGCGGTTACCGCGCGAATTTCACGTTCCGAGGGTATGGAGGGGCATGCGCGTTCCGGTGATGATCGCCTGTATAAGTATTTTCCGGGAGAGGAATTCGAACTGGGTATCGAGTAAAATCTCGCCATGCCCGCGATTCTTGACCAGTTCAAGCTAGCCGGTAGTAACTTTGTTGTGACCGGAGCAAGCTCCGGAATCGGTCGTGCCATGGCAGGTTTCCTGGCGCAGGCCGGTGCCGGTGTGGTGCTGGTGGCGCGACGCGAAACCGCGTTGGCCGAGGCCGTCGACGAAATTAATACCGGTGTTGACAAAGCCAGTTACGTGGTCGCCGACCTTGAACAGCGCGATCAGCTTGCGGAAATTGCCGCTCAATGCAAGTCGTCGATCAAGGGTGGGCATATCGATGGCATCGTTAATGCTGCCGGACTTAACCTGCGCGAACCGGTTGAGCAGGTATCGATCGAGAGCTGGGATGTCACGATAAACCTGAACCTTTCAGTTCCATTTTTCTTCACGCGCGAATTTATACCAGAGATGCGCAGTCGAAAATTTGGCCGCATCATCAACATTGCCTCGTTGCAATCGACGCGCGCTTTTCCAAATGGTCTGCCCTATGGTGCTTCCAAGGGTGGCATCTGCCAGTTGACACGCGCCATGGCAGAAGCCTGGTCACGCCACGGTATTTGCTGCAACGCGCTGGCACCCGGATTTTTTCCGACCGAGCTCACGGCCCCGGTATTCGATAATCCCGAGAGCCGGGATCGGTTCGCGCAACAAACCGCGATCGGGCGTAACGGCGAACTCGAAGATTTATCGGGAGCTACCATATTTTTTGCCTCGCCGGCGTCGGGTTATATTACCGGCCAGACCCTGGCGGTCGATGGAGGATTCACCGCAAAATGAAAGCACTAGTTTACACCGCCAACGAGGAGATGACTTACCGCGATGAGCC
This genomic window contains:
- a CDS encoding SDR family oxidoreductase — translated: MPAILDQFKLAGSNFVVTGASSGIGRAMAGFLAQAGAGVVLVARRETALAEAVDEINTGVDKASYVVADLEQRDQLAEIAAQCKSSIKGGHIDGIVNAAGLNLREPVEQVSIESWDVTINLNLSVPFFFTREFIPEMRSRKFGRIINIASLQSTRAFPNGLPYGASKGGICQLTRAMAEAWSRHGICCNALAPGFFPTELTAPVFDNPESRDRFAQQTAIGRNGELEDLSGATIFFASPASGYITGQTLAVDGGFTAK
- a CDS encoding choline dehydrogenase: MDQFDYIVVGAGSAGCVLANRLSANPAHKVLLVEAGGRDLSPWLHIPVGYFKTMHNPGFDWCYLTEPDPGIAGRRLQWPRGKVLGGSSALNGLLYVRGQPEDYNRWVELGNPGWSFREVLPYFKKSEDNDRGADEFHGVGGLQKVSDLRLRRPIAEHFIQAATEIGIPFNEDYNGAEQEGVGYFQQTAYRGFRWSTAKSFLRPAKKRPNLRVLTNAQATGLILEGKRVTGLQYRQGGQQRSAMASAEVILSAGAINSPQILQCSGIGDPEQLKAVGVETRHALPGVGKNLQDHLQIRLVFKTNKRTLNDELNNWVKRMLVGMQYVLTRTGPLTLAASQVAIFTRSSDAVQRPDIQFHMQPLSADKPGDGVHPFSAFTSSVCQLRPHSRGTVAIKSPDPLQAPAMMPNYLSDERDCEVAVGGIKVARRICEAPSLRNCVIDEYVPGRQFQTDAELLEAARNYSQTIYHPTSTCKMGVDADAVVDPELRVHGLDGLRVVDASIMPEIVSGNTNAPTIMIAEKAADMILGKKR
- the hisD gene encoding histidinol dehydrogenase, with amino-acid sequence MSVEIVKKASKTPATGEDDTAQIVRTMLQEIEEGGEAKAREYAQKLDGWDKDIVLSRAEIDAAIELVPEQAKHDIQFSHARVKSFAEAQLASMTEFETELSPGLFAGQRLIPVNTAGCYVPGGRYAHIASAIMSITTARVAGVKQVIACSPTHPDRGVHPAIIYAADLAGADTILSLGGVQGIAAMAFGLFTGHPADILVGPGNRFVAEAKRILYGRVGIDLFAGPTEILVIADDTADPEIVACDLAGQAEHGLDSPAWLVSTSAELAQQVIDLMPKYIERMAEPNRSTAESSWRDYGEVVVVGTREEAVKVSDDYAPEHLEVQCEDLDWWLQHLSNYGSLFLGEETTVAYGDKCSGTNHILPTKGAARYTGGLSVSKFIKVLTWQRMTEEANRDVGAVTARISRSEGMEGHARSGDDRLYKYFPGEEFELGIE